The region CACCAATTTCTATTTTATCCCCAATATTTTGTTCGTTAATTAAACCAATTAATTTCCCAGGATTTAAGTTGTCTTTTCTTCCAATATTGATGAAGAAACGAGTCATGTTTTCGTTTTCTGTTCTTGCTCTAGAATTATCTCTTGAAGATAAATCGTTTAAATCTTTAGAATTTTCATAATATGCTAACATCGTATTAAACTCTAAAGAAACAAATTTCTGAATCAATTCCTCTCTGTTTAAGCTTTCTAATTTCTCATAAATCGTTGGTAAGAATTCTGTGATTTCAGATTCATTTACCTCCGTATTTTGAACTTTGTCAATTAAACTCATTAATTGATTCTGCACAATTTCTTTCCCTGTAGGTACTTTGGTTTCTATAAATTTCTTTTGAATGATTCTTTCGATTTGGCGTAATTTTCCTTTCTCTTTTCCATTCACTAAAACAAGAGAAATCCCCTTGTTTCCAGCTCTACCAGTTCTACCACTTCTATGGGTATAGTTTTCTATTTGATCGGGTAATTTATGATTTAATACGTGTGTTAATTCATTTACATCCAAACCACGAGCAGCAACATCTGTAGCTACCAAAATTTGAATGGTTTTTTTTCTGAATTTACCCATTACAGAATCTCTTTGTCCTTGAGATAAATCTCCATGCAAAGCATCTGCATTATAACCATCTTTAATCAAGTTATCTGCAACTTCTTGTGTTTCTCTTCGTGTTCTACAAAAAATAATTGCATAAATATCAGGATTTAAATCAGCAATCCTTTTTAAAGCAGGATACCGTGTTCTTTCCGTCACTGAGTAATATTCATGACTTACATTATCTGCTCCTTGATTCTTTTGACCAGAAGTAATTTCTACCGGTTTGGTCATGTAGTTTTTTGCAATAGCCTCAACTTCTCTTGGAAAGGTTGCAGAAAATAACAACGTTTGTTTTGTTTCTGGAGTTGCTTCTAAAACTTTATCAAGTTCTTCTTTAAACCCCATGTTTAACATTTCATCGGCTTCATCTAAAACTAACCATTGAACGTTTCCTAATTTTAAAGCTCTTCTTTTAATTAAATCTACAGTTCTTCCTGGAGTTCCAACCACAATTTGAGAACCTCTTTTTAAAGATCTAATTTGATCTTCCATACTAGAACCACCATATACTGTGGTGACTTTTACATCGGGTAAATATTTGCAAAAATCTTTAATATTATTACCAATTTGCACGGCTAATTCTCTTGTAGGAGATAATATAATAGCTTGTACATTATTACTATTGGTATCTAAAAGCTGTAATATTGGCAAACTAAAGGCAGCAGTTTTACCTGTACCAGTTTGCGCAAATGCTTTTAAATCGTCTGTAGATGAAATAATTTGTGGAATTGCTTTTTCTTGTATAACGGTAGGTTTTTCGTAACCTAAATCCGTCAATGCTTTGTTGATAGGTTCTTTTAAACCTAACTCTAAAAATGTTGACATTACTGTGTTTTTTTGGATTCACAGAACGCCCATCTGTAAACCCGTTTATAATTCGGACTGACTTTATATGAGTATATACTCATTTTTAAAGCCGTGCAAAGGTACAATTAATTTTTGAATTAACGAACTTTAAATGAATTCGTTAGTTTTTGTTCAGTTCGTTAAGAAAAGGAGTTAAATTATAAGATGAAATAGAAGCAAATCCGTTTATGACATTTCCTTTTTTATCAATTAAAATAGAACGAGGCATTTTACTTGTTAAAAAATTGTGCGCATCACTTTTCTCGTCAAGATAAAATTGATTTTTAATATCTAAATTTTTAATTCTATCATTTTTATCTCCATCGATTTTGATTTCAATAAATTTAATATTAGGATATCTATTAGAAAGGTACTTAAATCTGGAAACGATATAACTTTCCGATACAAATTTTGGACTCCAGAAAAATAATAAAGTACTTTGATCTTTAATAACTTTTGAAATCGAATGATGCGTATTTGTGTAATCAATAATCTTAAAATCTGGTAAATTTGTATGGATGATAACAGCTTTCGTATCTTGCATTAAATTTTTAACAAGCTTTTTGTCTTTATCATTTGTTGATAATTTAAAAAAGCTATCAAAAGCTTTATAATTAGCGTTACAGCTAGATTTATTAAAGAAATGACCTATAACTGTTTGTCTTAAAAAGGCGTTTTTAGTATTTTCTGAGGTTATTTTATGATCAATAATTTTCAATAGATCTAACGTAAATTTAGAAGAATATTCACTTTTCATCGGTGCATGCCCCAAAGCGTAGGTCTCATTATATAAATAATTTCTAATATATTGAGAAAACGGAGGGTAATACATTAAAGTATCTTTATTAATTTGTATGTTATTTCTATACTCGTAAAAAGAAGCATCCATCTTTGGGAAATTGCCATTTTCAGAATATTTGGCATACATCATAGGATATTTTTCTAGTCTTGAAAACGTTGGATAGGTTAATGAAATTTTAAGAATATCTTGAAAACCTTTAGTTTCATCTGGGTGATTTAACACATATTTTTTATAAGTTTCTAATTTAACAGCTAATAAGGAGTCTACTTTACTTTTAAATATCGCAGGTTCTAATCTATTGAATTGGTAAAAGATTTTTCTTTCTTTTTCATTTTCTAAAAAGCAATCCACTAAAATATTATTTCTTTCAGCTCCCTTCCCAGCAAAAACTAAAGATTCATCAAAATCCCAAGTATTAAGTCGCAGCATTAAACTATCCTCTGGCTCTAAATAAATATGTTGATTTTCATTTCCATGCATAAAATAATAGACTCCTTCATCAGCATTTTTAATTTTACCAATAAATTTATTATTAGAATCTAGCGCAAAAGTATCAATAACCTTATCCATAGAATACAGAACAACGTGGCTAGAATTTGGATTAATAATTTTACCTCCAAAATATGTTATGGTATCTTTATTAGCTGTATTACAGCTAATTAATGCTAATAAAAAAAGAATTCCTGAAAAAGTAATTATTTTTTTTGTCATACGAATTGGGTTCTATAGGCTGTATACAAATTTAGTTATTCAATGTTCTAGCAGTTGTTAATACGCTGTTAAAAATAAAACCCATCAGACGAGCGTATTTGATGCAATTTTAAATAAATGTGTTCAAAAACTGACTCATAAAGAAAAATCAATTTACTACTTTTGCACAAATTTAAAATATTATTATGTTATCAGTTTCTAATTTATCGGTACAATTTGGCAAACGTATTTTATTCGATGAAGTAAATACCAAATTTCAACAAGGAAATTGCTATGGAATTATTGGAGCAAATGGGGCAGGAAAATCTACTTTTTTGAAAATTATTTCAGGAAAAATGGATCCTACCTCTGGGCAAGTTCATTTAGAAAAAGGAAAAAGAATGTCTGTGCTCTCTCAAGATCATAACGAATTTGATGATTTTCCTGTTTTAGAGACTGTTGTAATGGGGAATAAAGAGTTGTTTTCTATTAAAAAAGAGATAGATGCTTTATACGCTGATTATACGGATGCAAATGCAGAAAAAATTGGAGAACTTCAAATTGTTTTTGAAGAAATGGATGGTTGGAATGCAGATTCTAATGCCGCAGCAATGCTCTCTAATTTAGGTATTAAAGAAGAGTTGCATTATACATTAATGAAAGATTTAGATGGTAAACAAAAGGTACGTGTTTTAATTGCACAAGCACTTTTTGGAAATCCTGATGTTTTAATTATGGATGAGCCTACCAACGATTTAGATTTTGAAACAATTAATTGGTTAGAAAACTTCTTGGCAAATTTTGATAATACGGTCATTGTAGTATCACATGACAGACACTTTTTAGATTCAGTTTGTACACACATTTCTGATATTGATTATGGTAAAATAAATCATTATTCTGGTAATTATACTTTTTGGTATGAATCTAGTCAATTAGCATCAAAACAAAGAGCACAGCAGAACAAAAAAGCAGAAGATAAAAAGAAAGAACTAGAGGATTTTATTCGTCGTTTTTCTGCAAACGTTGCCAAGTCTAAACAAGCAACTTCTCGTAAAAAAATGATTGAAAAGTTAAATGTTGAGGATATTAAACCTTCTAGCAGACGTTACCCTGCTATTATTTTTGATCGTGATAGAGAGGCAGGAGATCAGATTTTGAATATAGAAGGTTTGAGCAAAGAATTAGAAGGAGAAAAATTATTTCAAGATATTCACATCAATTTAAATAAAGGAGATAAAATTGCGGTAATTTCAAGAGATTCTAGGGCTGTAAATGCATTTTATCAAATTATAACGGGTAATGAAAAAGCAGATTCTGGTAAATTTTCTTGGGGTGTTACCACAACTCAATCGTATTTACCTTTAGATAATTCGTCTTATTTTAAAGATGGAAATTTAAATTTAGTAGATTGGTTAAGACAGTATGCACAAACAGAAGAGGAACGAGAAGAAGTTTTCTTGAGGGGGTTTTTAGGGAAGATGATTTTTTCTGGAGAAGAAGCTTTAAAGAAAAGTAATGTTTTATCTGGGGGAGAAAAAGTGCGTTGTATGCTTTCTAGAATGATGATGAAAAGAGCTAATATTTTGTTATTAGATGAGCCTACAAATCATTTAGATTTAGAATCCATACAAGCTTTAAATAATTCTTTGATAAATTTTAAAGGAACGGTTTTATTATCTACACATGATCATGAATTTGCTCAGACAGTGGCAAATAGAATTATAGAATTAACACCTAAAGGGGTTATCGATAGGTATACAACTTTTGATGAATATTTAGAAGACCCGAAAATAAAGGAGTTAAGAAATAAAATGTATTCTTAAAATAATTGAGATGTTACTTTATAAAAATCCTTTTAGTTTTAAACTAAAAGGATTTTTTTATCTGGTTATTAAAATAAGGTAATGGTCGCTATGTGATACTAATTCTGCATTTATTTTACAGTAATTTCAAAACAGAATGGGTATTATTTCTTAATAGGACTAATAATTTTGACATCAGAAAAAGAAATGGCACCTCTAATAACACCATCAATTGTTTTCTTTAAAGCTTCAATTAATTGCATTTTTAATTGCGATTTATGATAAATTAAACTCACTTCTCTTGCAGGCGGTGGGTTGTGAAACTCACGCAAATGTTTTTTATCTTTTTCATTTAAATCTAAAGTATGTAGGTAGGGCAGTAGCGTCATTCCTAAACCTTCTTTAGAAAGTTTTATAAGTGTATCGAAACTTCCACTTTCTAATTGAAAACCTTTTTTATTATCAATTTTATGAGTTCTGCATAAATTAATAACGCTGTCTTTAAAACAATGGCCATCTTCTAACAATAAAATATCCTCCATTTCTAATTCATCCGCAGAAATGTGTTTGTTTTTAAAAAGTCGATGGTTTTCAGGCACCAAACCTACGAAAGGTTCATAATATAAAGGTCTTTCTCTAATAGATTCATTTTCTAAAGGAGTTGCAGCGATGGCAGCATCTATATGACCATCTGTCAATTTTTTAACAATTTCTTCTGTTGTTAATTCTTCAATAATTAATTTTACTTTTGAATATTTTTTTGTAAAATTATGCAAAAACATGGGCAATAAAGTCGGCATAATTGTTGGGATAATTCCCAATCTAAATTCGCCTCCAATAAATCCTTTTTGTTGATGTACAATATCTAAAATTCGATTACTTTCATCAACAATTACTTTAGCTTGTTCTACTATTTTTTTTCCTATTTCCGTGAGTTCAATAGGCTTTTTAGATCGATTAAATATTTTAATATCGAGTTCGTCTTCTAATTTTTGAATTTGCATGCTCAATGTTGGCTGCGTTACAAAACTATGATCTGCAGCTACCGTAAAGTTTTGGTATTCGGCTACAGAAAGTACATATTTTAATTGAGTGATTGTCATTTTGATAGGAAATTTTGATAAAGATATTAAAAGTATCAATATTAATTATAGTTTATCTTCATTATTTTACTTTAAATTTGAGGTAAATAAAAAATAGAATCATGAACAAAACAATTTTAGGATTAAACCAACAAGAAAATCTAATTTTAGTTGATAAATTAAATGGGTTATTAGCTAATTTTCAAATATATTATCAGAATTTAAGAGGATTACACTGGAACATCAAAGGTAAAAATTTCTTTGAATTACACGTTAAATTTGAAGAATTTTATACAGATTCACAAGTTAAAATTGATGATATCGCAGAACGAATTTTAACCTTACAAGGCAAGCCTCTGCATACATTTTTAGATTATATAAATAATTCTTCGGTACTTGTAGGCAAAGGTATTTCTAATGATATTGAAGCTGTTGAATTAGTTGTAAATTCTTTATCCGAATTATTAAAAATAGAAAGAGATATATTAAAAATATCAGATGAAGCAAATGATGAGGGTACAAATTCTATGATGAGTGACTTTATTGCAGAACAGGAAAAAACTATTTGGATGTTAAATTCTTGGTTAGGTAGATAGGCAAGAGAATTCATTATAATTCTAATGTACAAGGAGCTTTTCGAATTTTTTCGAAAAGCTCCTTTTGATTCCTTTTGATTCTAGTATATGTTTTTACTAAAATAGCAGATAAGAGTAGCCAACTTCCACGCCTAAAATATTATATCCATCATTGGGTTTCTGAAAATTTAAATTAGAAACATGCCCAAAGTTACTACCAATATAAAGAAACATTTTTTTATAAATTTGATGAGAAAATCCGATTGAAAAATTTTCAATAAACGTAAACCCCTTTGCTAAACGCTCTGTTCTTGTATGAATGTAACAGAAGCCTAGACTAATAGTTCCTTGTAAATCTAATTTTTTAGTTAATTTTATTTTTGATGCAAGGCCAAATTCTAAACCATACAAATTCATAGTTTTTGCTTTTGTAAATTCAGTTATTTTTTCCTGAAAATTTTCTTGATCGGGTGTAACATAAAATTCATTTATAAGTTGGTGCGTTAAAAACTGAACTTGGGGTTGTACCATAAGCTCAAAATTAATATTTTTAATTTTACCTAGTTTGTAAAATAATTGACCTTTATATGTATTTACTGATAATGTGTAATCTGGGTCATCAAAAATAAAATTTTCATTCACGCCATAATTATAAAAGAATCCTATTTTGATTGGTTTTAAAACTGATTTATTTTTATTTTGACTAAAAGATACAACTGAAATACAACCTAGTAATACATATAAAATTCGTTTTATCATTATCTCTTAATATGGCTTTTAAAATGCAAATTATTAAATTATTTTTTCAAATTCATTCTAATTTTTTTTCGCAGTTGTCAAATTCTTTTTAAAAGTTATAATAGGGTTTATAATTCGAAAATTCTTTTTGAAATGATCAAGAATGCTTTAAATCCCAGAAACATGATTGAAATGAATTAGTTAACTGAATTTATATAATTGCGATTGATCAAGTTGACTTTGCTTACAAAATTTACAATGCTGTTTATGTAACATTTGAATGGTATCAGCAGTTTTATCTTTATAAATAATGTACTCGCAATCTTCATAATCAATTGTTTGTAACTTCTTTAGTGTCTATTTCCGCTTTGTGATCTCAAGAAAAAAGTATGAAAGACAATATGAAATAAAAGGAGTAGGTTATTTTATTCCTATTTATAATTTTGTAAACATGGCCGCTACTTTTTCAGCCTTTCTATTTTCAGAATAATCATAAAAACCTTCGCCAGATTTTACGCCTAATTTTCTGGCCATTACCATATTTACCAATAACGGACATGGTGCATATTTAGGATTTTTAAAACCATCGTACATCACATTTAAAATTGATAAACAAACATCTAAACCAATAAAATCTGCCAACTGAAGGGGCCCCATTGGATGTGCCATTCCTAATTTCATTACAGTATCAATTTCTGCAACACCGGCAACACCATTGTATAACGTTTCAATAGATTCGTTAATCATAGGCATTAAAATTCTGTTTGCCACAAAACCTGGATAATCATTTACCTCCACAGGAATTTTGCCTATTTTTTTTGATAATTCAACTGTAAAGTTCATCACTTCATCAGTGGTATTATAGCCTCGAATAATCTCAACCAATTTCATAATTGGCACAGGATTCATAAAATGCATTCCAATTACTTTATCAGGTCTTTTTGTTACGGCAGCAATTTTAGTAATCGAAATAGAGGATGTATTGGTCGCTAAAATGGTTTTCTCATCGCAAATTTCATCTAACTCTTTAAAAATTTTCGATTTTAATTCCGCATTTTCAGTAGCTGCTTCAATCACCATATCAACATTTTTAACACCTTTACTTATTGCAGTAAAAGTGGTAATATTATTTAAAGTAATCGTTTTATCAGCTTCAGTTATTTTTTCTTTTGCCACCATTCTGTCCAAGTTTTTGGTTACGGTTGCAATTCCTTTTTCTAAAGCTGCTTTAGAAATATCAATTAAATGAACCTTGTAATTAAATTGGGCAAATGTGTGGGCAATCCCATTTCCCATGGTCCCGGCGCCAATTACTGCGATGTTTTTCATAAATATATTTTTAATAGTTAAGTATTTATAGCTAAAAATTTCAAGAATTTAATCTTTTTAAATTTGAATGTTTTAGGGGCATTTTAAAGGGCTTTCTCTTTTAGTTTTTTTGTTGTTACCGCAAAAGAAGTCTTTTATTATCTTTAGCAATATAATTGGTAAACAGATTTTATCAAAATTAAAAAGGGATTTCTATTGCAATCCCTACTGCAAGAGCTTTTAAGCTATCAACTAAAAATTAAAATCTTTTTCTGTTTTAAAACAATCGATTACCCATTGCGCAACTCTTAAAGCTTCTGCGCCATTGGCTAAAGTAACAATAGGTTTTGTATTGTTATGAATGGCGTCAGCAAACGTTTCTAATTCATCTAAAATAGCGTTATTATTGGTTACTTCTGGATTTTCAAAATAGATTTGTTTTTTAACACCTTCATCATTTTGTAAAATCATAGCAAATTCATCTGGGTTTTCAGGAACATCCTTCATGCGCACCACCTCAGATTCTTTGCTTAAAAAATTCACGGAAATATAGGCATCCTTTTGAAAAAAACGTGTTTTACGCATATTTTTCATGGAAATTCTGCTTGCCGTTAAATTTGCCACACAGCCGTTTTCAAATTCTATGCGAGCATTGGCAATATCTGGAGTTTTTGAGATAACAGATATACCACTAGCATGTACATTTTTTACTTTAGATTTTACAACCGAAAGTATGATATCTATGTCATGGATCATTAAATCTAAAACTACTGGAACATCTGTTCCTCTTGGATTAAATTCAGCCAATCTATGAGTTTCAATAAACATAGGATTGTTTATTTTATCTTTAACAGCAATAAAAGCAGGGTTAAAACGCTCTACATGACCAACTTGACCTTTTACATGATATTGACTTGCTAGTGTTTTAATAGCTTCTGCTTCTAAAACGGTATTGGTAATTGGCTTTTCAATAAAAATATGACGCCCTTTTTCGATGGCATTTTTAGCACAATCAAAATGAGACAACGTAGGTGTTACAATATCTACAACATCAACAGCATCGATTAATTCATCAATAGAATTAAAAGACTTGTAGCCAAAATTTTTAACAACTTCGTTGGCATTTTCCGAAGAAGGATCGTAAAACCCTATCAATTCATATTTTTTTGATTGCGCTAGTAAACGAAGATGAATTTTACCTAAATGACCTGCTCCTAAAACCCCAACTCTTAACATAAATGTATCTATTTTTTATCTATCTTAAATAAAATTTTGGTGCTCTTTACATCAAAGATTTGCACTCTACTTATTAAAATAAGTTCGATATTTATTTAGATAGAAATGTTATTTTTGTATTTAAAATCGAACGGAAACAAAGATACAATTTAATAAGAATTTATATCAATTTATTACTATTTTTAGCCTTCTGAAACTAAACAACCATTGAAAAACACTGCAAAACATCAAGGACTTCGTAATCAGTTAGCTATTGTTTTAAAAGCAAAAGGGATAACAGATGAAAATGTATTAAATGCTATTCGTAAAATTCCACGCCATTTATTTATGGATTCTAGTTTTGAGTCTCATGCCTATCAAGATAAAGCTTTTCCTATTGCCGCAGAACAGACAATTTCACAACCTTATACGGTTGCTTTTCAGTCTCAAGTATTAGAAATTAAAAAGGGTGATAAAGTTTTAGAAATCGGCACAGGCTCTGGATACCAAACAGCTGTGCTACTAGAATTAAAAGCGGAAGTATATTCTATAGAAAGACAGCATGAATTATTTAAAAAGACCTCACTTTTCTTACCAAAATTAGGTTATAAACCTAAGAAGTTTATTTTTGGTGATGGTTATAAAGGACTGCCAGAACAAGCACCTTTTGATAAAATTATAGTGACTGCTGGAGCACCTTTTGTTCCAAAACCATTATTAGCTCAATTAAAAATAGGAGGGATGTTGTTAATTCCTGTTGGAGATTCAACTCAAATTATGACTTTATTTACTAGGAAATCTGCCAAAGAATTTCATAAAAAAGAATTGGGTAATTTTGCCTTTGTACCCATGTTAGAAGAAAAGAATTAACAGACTTGATGCATCTCTGTTAAAAAAAATGAAATTAACCACATTGCATTTATTCGATGCCATTTCTAATTTGTATGATTTCTTATATCTTCTTTTTTAAAATAATTTTAGAAATTTAGATGCTTCATCATCCTTCTGTATATTTAATACCAATTTATATTTATAATTAGTGTTGTCCGATTAAAATTAGCTAAAGTGTTTTAAAGTATTGATAGTATTGATTTTCAGGAGCTTTTAAAGTAGTACACCTTACTTTTAAAAACGCTTTAGAATTTATGATGTATCGAAAAATTTAAAATCGTAATAAAATTGTTTTTCAGTTAGTTAAAATCAAGTCTTTGTTCTTGATGCTAACAGCGAAAGCGGTCTTTTTATCTTTTATCGGACAACAATGATTTATAATGTCTAAAATGGGATAAATGAGTATTTCAAAAAATATTACTCAGCTCTTTCCCAGTATGCCGTTTTTCCGAATAAAGCTACACCGATATAACCTCTCAATTTTAATTTGTTAGGTTTTACCAATTCTATATAACATTTATATATTTTTCCGTTTCTAGGATCTAAAATTTCACCTCCAGACCATTCGTTATCATCTTTTTCTAAACCCGTTAAAATGTTTAGCCCTAAAATTGGTGCATTTTTGTTTTTTCCTTCACAAAGATCACAAACTGCCGTTTTTCTATCAGGATTTTTTATTTCTATAATTTTAGCAAATGCTTTACCTTCTTTTTCGTAAACTTCAATGACAGAATCAACTTCTCCGGTAGTATCATTTTTAGAATGCCATTTTCCAAAAATAGTTTGCGCATTTATAGAAACGGACATGGATACAATTACGAACAGTAAAAATATTTTTTTCATCATGATAAAATTTAGTTTTAAATTAAGGTTTATTTTTTTGTTTTTAAAATTACTAAATAAATTGTCGTTAAAATTATCAACGTTTAAAAGTATGCACAAAACAACAATAAAACGTATTTTAAGCATTAAACTTCGGCTTCATAATAATTTTCCCATTTGTCTTGAACTCTTAATACTTGCTCAATAATATCTCTAACACAGCCTTCGCCGCCCTTTTTATCAGAAATATATTTTGAAATTTTCTGAATTTCTGGAACGGCATCATTTGGACAACAAGGCAAACTAACTTTTTGCATTACTAGGGAATCAGGAATATCATCACCCATATAGATTACATTTTCTGGTTTTAAATCGTATTTATCGACCAACTCGCTATATTGTTTAATCTTGTCATGTGCACCCAAATAAATATCATGAATGCCTAAAGCAGTTAACCTACTCTTTACCGCTTTGTTAGTTCCGCCAGAAATAATACAAATTCTAAATCCTCTATTTAAGGCCGTTTTTATGGCATAACCATCTTTTACATTCATGTGTCTAACCAATTCGCCATCTGGCATAATGGTTAACATGCCGTTGGTTAAAACACCATCAACATCAAAAATAAATGTATTAATTTTAGGTAAAAGTTGCTTATAGCTAATTTTCATTTTGGATAGATTTTGTTAAGATTTTATAAATTTTCTGTTGATTTTTATCCAACAAATTTAAATGATTTTTTATTGTTCTTTTATCATTTCTAATTGCCGGACCAGTTTGTGCTTTTTCTGGTGATAATTGCTCTATTTTTAAAGCAGTTTCCTGAATTAAAGGTTTTAAGATATCAAAAGAAATATTGTTTTTTTTACAAATATCATTTCCTATTTTATAAAGATGATTTGTAAAATTATTCACAAAAACAGCAGCAACATGCAGTTTTTTTCGCTGCATTGAATTGATTGAGTATATTTTTTTTCCAATAGAATTCGCTAGTTTTTCCAGTAGCTGATAATCTTGTTTATTTTCAGCTTCTAAACAAAAAGGAACCTTAGAAAAATCTACTATTTTGTCTTTAGAAAAGGTTTGTAACATATAAAAAACACCTTTTCTTTGCTTGTTTTTCAAACTATTCATGGCAACACTTCCTGAAGTATGCACCACAAAGTCATTTTTTATTTTAGATGAAACTTCCGCAATAACATCATCAGAAACTGCAATAATAGTAATGTCTGCTTTAGGAATATTCTCTAAAGTTCTAGAGTTTATTTGAGTAACTATAAACGCATCAACCTTAAAAAAGGCATGGTATAAATGAGTGGCTACATTTCCTTTACCTACAATTACTATGGATATCATAAAACGAAGATATTAATTTTTTATAGAAAGATAGAATAGGTTTTCTTAATTTAGCAATTAAATACTTTTTAATGAAAGATTCAAAAAAACTAGGAATAAATACAACATGTGTTCATACAGGTGAAGTAAAAGATGAGCAGTTTAAAGGAGCAATTTCGCCAATTTATAT is a window of Polaribacter litorisediminis DNA encoding:
- a CDS encoding Rossmann-like and DUF2520 domain-containing protein, producing MISIVIVGKGNVATHLYHAFFKVDAFIVTQINSRTLENIPKADITIIAVSDDVIAEVSSKIKNDFVVHTSGSVAMNSLKNKQRKGVFYMLQTFSKDKIVDFSKVPFCLEAENKQDYQLLEKLANSIGKKIYSINSMQRKKLHVAAVFVNNFTNHLYKIGNDICKKNNISFDILKPLIQETALKIEQLSPEKAQTGPAIRNDKRTIKNHLNLLDKNQQKIYKILTKSIQNEN
- a CDS encoding Gfo/Idh/MocA family protein, encoding MLRVGVLGAGHLGKIHLRLLAQSKKYELIGFYDPSSENANEVVKNFGYKSFNSIDELIDAVDVVDIVTPTLSHFDCAKNAIEKGRHIFIEKPITNTVLEAEAIKTLASQYHVKGQVGHVERFNPAFIAVKDKINNPMFIETHRLAEFNPRGTDVPVVLDLMIHDIDIILSVVKSKVKNVHASGISVISKTPDIANARIEFENGCVANLTASRISMKNMRKTRFFQKDAYISVNFLSKESEVVRMKDVPENPDEFAMILQNDEGVKKQIYFENPEVTNNNAILDELETFADAIHNNTKPIVTLANGAEALRVAQWVIDCFKTEKDFNF
- a CDS encoding KdsC family phosphatase; the protein is MKISYKQLLPKINTFIFDVDGVLTNGMLTIMPDGELVRHMNVKDGYAIKTALNRGFRICIISGGTNKAVKSRLTALGIHDIYLGAHDKIKQYSELVDKYDLKPENVIYMGDDIPDSLVMQKVSLPCCPNDAVPEIQKISKYISDKKGGEGCVRDIIEQVLRVQDKWENYYEAEV
- a CDS encoding protein-L-isoaspartate(D-aspartate) O-methyltransferase — its product is MKNTAKHQGLRNQLAIVLKAKGITDENVLNAIRKIPRHLFMDSSFESHAYQDKAFPIAAEQTISQPYTVAFQSQVLEIKKGDKVLEIGTGSGYQTAVLLELKAEVYSIERQHELFKKTSLFLPKLGYKPKKFIFGDGYKGLPEQAPFDKIIVTAGAPFVPKPLLAQLKIGGMLLIPVGDSTQIMTLFTRKSAKEFHKKELGNFAFVPMLEEKN
- a CDS encoding DUF2147 domain-containing protein — its product is MMKKIFLLFVIVSMSVSINAQTIFGKWHSKNDTTGEVDSVIEVYEKEGKAFAKIIEIKNPDRKTAVCDLCEGKNKNAPILGLNILTGLEKDDNEWSGGEILDPRNGKIYKCYIELVKPNKLKLRGYIGVALFGKTAYWERAE